In Poecilia reticulata strain Guanapo linkage group LG11, Guppy_female_1.0+MT, whole genome shotgun sequence, the genomic stretch ttataaattatagcAACGTAATAATTCTCTTAAGTCATgcttttcagaaacacaaagtgattttttaattgatcataCAAACTTGAATATGATAAAATATGTACCCCTCTCCAAAATACACATTGATGtgcatttcttaaattttttgttAGCGTTAGCTGGCCTTTACTGTTTTGTTGTCAAtctgtgatgtttctgtttctgtttctggctCTGCTCTGCAGGGAGATTGTGAGTTTTTGACATAACCATTAAAGCCCAGTTCTCACTgagaaacaaatatataaatgcaGAAACTTGGTAGATGATAATTCGTACATTGTTTATACATTGTTTACGTAATATATTCAGGTTCTTGTCTAATACTTACATAAAGGAGCGATCCGGACATTGATGTTGATGCTTCAGCtatacagttttctggaagtttgttccagatttgtggtgcatagaagctgaatgctgcttctccctCTATCTAGTAAACATCATACATGACATATTAACTCTCTGCTCGCTTGCAAATTCTTTTCTGTTCTCTCACAGCACAAAAAGTACTGTCATCTGGCAACCGTCCCAGCCAATAGAGTGAGGGTGTTATGCTGGGGCAAGAAGCCTTTCCcagggtgtgtttgttttcttccagtgggtgtgcctgtgtggaTGCTATTGACTTTCTGTGCCGCTCAGtggaagaaaacctttaaacacTTTCTACATATCAACTTCCTACTCAAGCTTTACTCTCTTTCATATCATCACAGCTCCAAAACCACAATATGGTTTcaataatggaaataaataaaaaactgtttaagtaTGGATATAAATTCTCAGGTCTTAGAGGTCAAGTCAAGTAattgaaaacatgacataaacCCCAGTGCACTGACAAAGCAGATCTTCTGATAAATGCTTTATCTAAGCAGGATATAATGATTGGTGAATAAGCCCTACAATCACTTTGTCAACAATAATTGTTAAACATTAAGCAGGTAAccataaaaaacatatataaaatcATATAAAAGGACCAGAAATCCTTTCATTTAGTTTGAGATTTGGAGGCTGTATCAACATGAATTTCATTTCTTGGATGTTGGTGATGTTCTGTGGTCTAACTTTGGCCCAGGATGATGTTAATGAAATAGAAACACAGTTAAGTTTTCCTGAAATGTCAGTCTTGCTCCAAGAGCTCGGTGCTGTGAAAGCAAAACTAGAAGCTGTGGAAACCAAGCTGAAAGAGAAAAGTGAAGCCTTGGAAACAAAGCTGAAAGAGACTGAAAACCAGGTTTTAATGGTTAATGATAAAGGTAAATCCTTGGAAACAAAGCTGGAAGAGACCAAAAGTCAGGTTCTGGTGCTTAATGATAAAGGTAAATACTTGGAAACAAAGCTGAAAGAAACCGAAAACCAGGTCTTGGTGCTTCAGGAGAAAGgtaaagtcttttctttttttttttactggtttctcagtttCACTGAAGATTTTGAAACAGCTAGAACCATTCTAAAAATTTTTTATCTAGAAGCATCCAAGGTAGTTTTCAGTGCTGGAATAAGTGGTGGAGCCATTGGACCCTTCAGCACATCAAAGACCTTGGTCTACACAAGAGTCATGACGAATCTGGGCAATGCCTACAATCAGCACACTGGTAAGTTGAGTCGTTGTAATTTTCCATTCTAAATATTCTGGAAAGACTCATTTATTTGTCCAAAAATTTCACTTTccaatttaaacataaaaataacatcaggGATTGAAAGTCATTATGTAATCTAAAAATTGAAACAGGCATTAAAGTCTCCTTATCTGTTGCCCCAAAAACACCTACATGTAAGTCTGGAGGCTCAGTGAAAAAGATAAACATGAAGTCAGAGTTTTTGACAAGCAACAGAAATTATTTGTCTCTTTGTTTCCACAGGCATCTTTGTTGCACCTGTTAGAGGCATGTACTACTTCACCTTCTTCTATCATGCTGGTGGAGAACATCCTGTGGGTCTGGACCTCATGAAGAACAATCAGGTTGTTGTGCATAGCGCTGATCACATGACACTGAATGACGGAGCTGATAATGGTGGAAATGCAGCCTTTatggagctgcagcagggagaCCAAGTCTACGTCCAGATGCAGCCAAACACACATATTTGGGGAAACAGCTACTCAACAACTTTTAGTGGTTTTCTTCTgcataaagtctgaaaaaacaTTGATGTGATCATTTGAATGGCTTAAAATAGCTGACCAGAGAGTGATAATGGTTAGTtggtttttttacatataaatatctCAGTGGAGATTATGATTTCTATGGTGTGTTTCAATCTGTGTTTAATTGATCTGAACAGAATTTACAGTCATATTTACAATGAGACTCAATAAACATActttctcaattattttctgtggtGCCCCTACGCATCCAGGGATCATAATTCTTTTCACGCCCCCAGTGCCTTTCCCTCCCCAGAATTGAAATATGGCAAATGTGataatatttaatcatttattcatACAAACCACTGGCTCCAACATTGTATGACCGTATTAACAAACAGCTGGTTTATTGCTCTAAGTCTCAAATTttccaagttcagtttattaagtCAATCAGTAAACTTTAATCTACTcagtttgaaagagaaaaagtgcaaatgatTCACTTTCATGTGCATTTTTAGACTTAATACAGTAAAACCTTTTACAACTGTACACTGGTGACTTGTCAGCTTCTTCAGTTTAGCTTTTCACAAGGTATAtagtttgtaacatttgttgTAAACAATTTGCagcaatattatttatatttcagtttgtcAGATGAGATGAAAAGAGcataacattttgcattaacaGTAAAAAGGGAGGCTTTGTCTATTTCCTGGCATTTTTCTGAGAGCTACAGTTAGTTGCTTATGAATGAGTATAAGGGCCAGACTAagattttgatttgtgttttaaatacaagtaaagttggaaaagttagaaaactaattttataacttttcacCATATTGCACTAAAATGGGGGAACTTTTGACAGTCTTGTAAGGTTATAGTTGGTTttacaaataaggaaatacttaatattttaacacactGGAAT encodes the following:
- the LOC103472772 gene encoding complement C1q-like protein 2 encodes the protein MSVLLQELGAVKAKLEAVETKLKEKSEALETKLKETENQVLMVNDKGKSLETKLEETKSQVLVLNDKGKYLETKLKETENQVLVLQEKEASKVVFSAGISGGAIGPFSTSKTLVYTRVMTNLGNAYNQHTGIFVAPVRGMYYFTFFYHAGGEHPVGLDLMKNNQVVVHSADHMTLNDGADNGGNAAFMELQQGDQVYVQMQPNTHIWGNSYSTTFSGFLLHKV